A genomic segment from Pararge aegeria chromosome 15, ilParAegt1.1, whole genome shotgun sequence encodes:
- the LOC120629976 gene encoding uncharacterized protein LOC120629976 produces MFYPKVAMFLHILCIDGKKWYSVKDISEFQDPNQMRSRVRFEHNKTKHYVPVVTEKWQNKEVEYDYSFPDEREFKPSDPWQISYLMKSRQSKPKDVGDKELKHKSLELKNNVVNTNIVHINRQKRPLRRRCPQMRKPKHLNSVAGRFLEVFQVVEFDHVSCSSNTGLEGTCLHEYDCEKTGGTSMGACADGYGTCCVTLFGCEGRSSAAVGWFNNPGYPTPSADRLSCTFTLDKFSAGITQIRLDFIHFELLPPTSGICELDQFQVLGHSVNTVIPILCGINSGHHVYIEILDGPLILSVQTVTAENRIFSIKVTQLTPSDELAAPTGCMQFFKEDHGHIESFNYRERSEIGITRIPSYLNNLNYAMCIKRATASCSITYTNVGEMQIVNYDTEGLPVIPPQQAGVEILNCPSDWLLIAALRLCGERLNDGSVIQDFALDAPVTDDGAGPIVVWFRSDGVYAGRGFRFYYQQNPCTT; encoded by the exons ATGTTTTATCCAAAAGTGGCAATGTTCTTGCATATTTTGTGTATTGACGGTAAAAAATGGTATTCTGTGAAAGATATCAGTGAGTTTCAAGATCCCAATCAAATGAGATCTCGTGTGAGATTtgaacataataaaacaaaacactaTGTACCAGTTGTTACAGAGAAGTGGCAAAATAAAGAAGTGGAATACGATTACTCTTTTCCAGATGAACGGGAGTTTAAGCCATCCGATCCATGGCAGATATCGTATTTAATGAAAAGTCGTCAATCCAAACCAAAAGATGTAGGAGACAaagaattaaaacataaatcgCTAGAACTGAAGAATAATGTTGTAAATACTAATATTGTtcatataaatagacaaaaacGGCCGTTGCGGAGACGATGTCCCCAAATGAGAAAACCGAAACATTTGAATTCTGTGGCGGGAAGATTTTTAGAAGTATTCCAGGTGGTAGAATTTGATCACGTTTCTTGCTCCTCAAACACTGGATTGGAGGGCacctgtttacatgaatatgaTTGTGAGAAGACAGGTGGAACGTCTATGGGAGCGTGTGCTGATGGGTACGGAACATGTTGCGTAA CCCTTTTTGGTTGCGAAGGCCGGTCTTCAGCAGCGGTCGGATGGTTTAATAATCCAGGGTACCCGACACCCAGTGCAGACAGGCTCTCATGCACATTTACATTGGATAAATTCTCCGCCGGCATTACGCAAATAAGACTGGACTTCATCCATTTCGAA cTTTTACCACCAACCTCTGGTATTTGCGAATTGGACCAATTTCAAGTGTTGGGACACAGTGTCAACACCGTCATTCCAATTCTGTGCGGAATCAATTCAGGACATCatg TGTACATTGAAATTTTGGATGGTCCATTAATCTTGTCGGTGCAGACTGTTACAGCGGAAAACAGGATATTTTCCATCAAG GTGACCCAATTAACACCGTCCGACGAGCTAGCTGCCCCCACAGGATGTATGCAATTCTTCAAGGAAGATCACGGTCATATAGAATCGTTCAATTATCGTGAGAGATCCGAAATTGGAATCACAAGGATACCAAGTTATTTG aataatcTCAACTATGCCATGTGCATAAAGAGAGCAACAGCTTCTTGCAGCATCACATATACAAACGTCGGGGAAATGCAAATAGTGAATTATGATACCG AAGGTTTGCCTGTAATACCGCCTCAGCAAGCCGGTGTTGAGATTCTCAATTGCCCTAGCGATTGGTTATTAATCGCTGCCTTGAGGCTTTGCGGAGAACGGCTCAATGACGGCTCAGTTATCCAGGATTTTGCCTTAGACGCTCCAGTTACAG ATGATGGAGCAGGGCCGATAGTTGTCTGGTTTAGATCAGACGGAGTTTATGCAGGGCGTGGGTTTCGATTTTACTACCAACAAAACCCATGTAccacttaa
- the LOC120629805 gene encoding death-associated inhibitor of apoptosis 2 isoform X2: MNLEANRLNTFTSWPSSAPVDPIRIARAGFFYTGEGTEVECFSCGRKISEWNYGDQVMWRHRALNPTCAFVLSPVQSGNIALLLSRECNTPPGFRRSNEVQHDFDTQDYGLSGEDEMYKSDALRLLSFVNWDDSSVSRQELVNAGFYHAGGGRLRCAWCGGELAPFRNLGSLGPPLEVHRMYFPRCTHAAFLELERRNNEASSPSSSPSYTPPLQSPPTCASKPQSSGAAHNARVVEAGSDWRSLGVVGGGARHPSRAALAARLATFERWPADRAQAPRTLADAGFFYTGVDDQVRCFYCDGGLGKWKAGDAPWSEHAHWFPHCGYVLLIKGQNFIDTCRNRTSVQRTFSADRGLTSRTRNPGVNYSTTESQVEECMESNAALAALGAGLDAARVRRAIARRLRATGVPFSTSEGLIDAVLDEQLNEEAWSVSPHSQRLARDILAETLRDFAPRSGIIPSSAEDVRPEGSASQPDSPIPSPTPGSVPQTTNGTLDIATLPATSQTATGQGATGQGATGQGATGQGATGQGATGQGATGQGATGQGATGQGATGQGATGQGATSQAATSQSDKPGPSPSPMKTISNVSLEEENRQLKEARLCKVCMDNEVSVVFLPCGHLVSCAGCGAALGACPLCRATVKALVRAYLA, translated from the exons ATGAATTTAGAGGCCAATAGATTAAACACCTTTACAAGTTGGCCCTCCTCGGCACCTGTGGATCCTATAAGAATTGCAAGAGCTGGATTTTTCTACACGGGCGAGGGCACTGAGGTAGAATGCTTCAGTTGTGGTCGTAAAATATCGGAGTGGAATTACGGAGATCAAGTTATGTGGCGACATAGGGCATTGAATCCAACTTGTGCGTTCGTCTTGAGCCCAGTGCAATCTGGTAACATCGCTCTATTATTAAGCCGTGAATGCAATACACCGCCGGGATTCAGGCGATCAAATGAGGTACAACACGACTTTGACACTCAGGACTATGGTCTTAGTGGAGAGGATGAAATGTACAAGAGTGATGCTTTACGGTTGCTGTCGTTCGTCAATTGGGAT gaTAGCTCGGTGTCTCGGCAAGAGCTGGTGAATGCTGGATTCTACCATGCTGGTGGAGGAAGACTTCGCTGTGCATGGTGTGGTGGCGAACTGGCACCTTTCAGGAATCTTGGATCTCTTGGACCTCCTCTGGAAGTTCATAGAAt gTACTTCCCCCGTTGCACACATGCAGCTTTTTTGGAATTGGAACGCAGAAATAACGAGGCTTCCTCGCCCTCGTCATCTCCGTCGTACACGCCTCCATTGCAGTCGCCACCCACCTGTGCTAGCAAACCTCAGTC TTCTGGTGCAGCTCATAATGCGCGGGTAGTGGAAGCTGGAAGTGACTGGCGCTCACTGGGCGTAGTTGGGGGCGGGGCAAGACATCCCTCTCGAGCTGCTTTAGCTGCGAGGCTAGCTACATTCGAGCGCTGGCCAGCCGATAGAGCTCAGGCCCCAAGAACCTTAGCTGATGCTGGTTTCTTTTATACGGGTGTTGATGATCAG GTGCGTTGCTTCTACTGCGACGGCGGTCTGGGCAAGTGGAAAGCGGGCGATGCACCGTGGTCGGAGCACGCGCACTGGTTTCCTCACTGCGGTTACGTTCTGCTCATCAAGGGGCAGAATTTCATCGACACTTGCCGGAACCGCACCTCCGTTCAGCGCACG ttcTCCGCCGACAGAGGTCTTACTTCAAGGACTCGAAATCCAGGTGTGAACTACTCAACAACGGAGAGTCAG GTGGAAGAATGCATGGAAAGTAATGCCGCATTGGCTGCTCTGGGCGCTGGATTGGACGCCGCTCGAGTTCGCCGAGCTATCGCTAGACGGTTGCGAGCTACGG gTGTCCCATTCAGTACGTCCGAAGGCCTTATCGACGCCGTTTTGGACGAACAACTCAACGAAGAGGCCTGGTCTGTCTCCCCACACAGTCAACGCCTGGCGAGAGATATCCTCGCTGAGACTCTACGTGACTTTGCACCACGCTCCGG GATAATCCCATCGAGTGCCGAAGACGTGAGGCCAGAAGGTTCAGCATCTCAACCGGACAGTCCAATACCGTCGCCAACTCCCGGCAGCGTTCCGCAGACAACAAACGGAACTCTCGACATAGCCACCCTACCTGCAACCAGTCAAACTGCAACCGGTCAAGGTGCAACCGGTCAAGGTGCAACCGGTCAAGGTGCAACCGGTCAAGGTGCAACCGGTCAAGGTGCAACCGGTCAAGGTGCAACCGGTCAAGGTGCAACCGGTCAAGGTGCAACCGGTCAAGGTGCAACCGGTCAAGGTGCAACCGGTCAAGGTGCAACCAGTCAAGCTGCAACCAGTCAATCAGATAAACCCGGGCCGTCACCGAGCCCCATGAAGACCATCAGCAATGTCTCTTTGGAAGAGGAAAACAGGCAGTTGAAGGAAGCGAGACTGTGCAAAGTGTGCATGGATAATGAG GTGAGCGTTGTATTCCTGCCGTGCGGCCATCTTGTTTCGTGCGCGGGCTGTGGCGCCGCCCTGGGCGCGTGCCCGCTTTGCCGCGCGACCGTCAAGGCGTTGGTGCGCGCTTACCTTGCCTGA
- the LOC120629805 gene encoding death-associated inhibitor of apoptosis 2 isoform X1, producing MNLEANRLNTFTSWPSSAPVDPIRIARAGFFYTGEGTEVECFSCGRKISEWNYGDQVMWRHRALNPTCAFVLSPVQSGNIALLLSRECNTPPGFRRSNEVQHDFDTQDYGLSGEDEMYKSDALRLLSFVNWDDSSVSRQELVNAGFYHAGGGRLRCAWCGGELAPFRNLGSLGPPLEVHRMYFPRCTHAAFLELERRNNEASSPSSSPSYTPPLQSPPTCASKPQSSGAAHNARVVEAGSDWRSLGVVGGGARHPSRAALAARLATFERWPADRAQAPRTLADAGFFYTGVDDQVRCFYCDGGLGKWEAGDTPWSEHAHWFPHCGYVLLVKGQEFVGTCRNRTSVQRSFSADRGLTSRTRNPGVNYSTTESQVEECMESNAALAALGAGLDAARVRRAIARRLRATGVPFSTSEGLIDAVLDEQLNEEAWSVSPHSQRLARDILAETLRDFAPRSGIIPSSAEDVRPEGSASQPDSPIPSPTPGSVPQTTNGTLDIATLPATSQTATGQGATGQGATGQGATGQGATGQGATGQGATGQGATGQGATGQGATGQGATGQGATSQAATSQSDKPGPSPSPMKTISNVSLEEENRQLKEARLCKVCMDNEVSVVFLPCGHLVSCAGCGAALGACPLCRATVKALVRAYLA from the exons ATGAATTTAGAGGCCAATAGATTAAACACCTTTACAAGTTGGCCCTCCTCGGCACCTGTGGATCCTATAAGAATTGCAAGAGCTGGATTTTTCTACACGGGCGAGGGCACTGAGGTAGAATGCTTCAGTTGTGGTCGTAAAATATCGGAGTGGAATTACGGAGATCAAGTTATGTGGCGACATAGGGCATTGAATCCAACTTGTGCGTTCGTCTTGAGCCCAGTGCAATCTGGTAACATCGCTCTATTATTAAGCCGTGAATGCAATACACCGCCGGGATTCAGGCGATCAAATGAGGTACAACACGACTTTGACACTCAGGACTATGGTCTTAGTGGAGAGGATGAAATGTACAAGAGTGATGCTTTACGGTTGCTGTCGTTCGTCAATTGGGAT gaTAGCTCGGTGTCTCGGCAAGAGCTGGTGAATGCTGGATTCTACCATGCTGGTGGAGGAAGACTTCGCTGTGCATGGTGTGGTGGCGAACTGGCACCTTTCAGGAATCTTGGATCTCTTGGACCTCCTCTGGAAGTTCATAGAAt gTACTTCCCCCGTTGCACACATGCAGCTTTTTTGGAATTGGAACGCAGAAATAACGAGGCTTCCTCGCCCTCGTCATCTCCGTCGTACACGCCTCCATTGCAGTCGCCACCCACCTGTGCTAGCAAACCTCAGTC TTCTGGTGCAGCTCATAATGCGCGGGTAGTGGAAGCTGGAAGTGACTGGCGCTCACTGGGCGTAGTTGGGGGCGGGGCAAGACATCCCTCTCGAGCTGCTTTAGCTGCGAGGCTAGCTACATTCGAGCGCTGGCCAGCCGATAGAGCTCAGGCCCCAAGAACCTTAGCTGATGCTGGTTTCTTTTATACGGGTGTTGATGATCAG GTGCGATGCTTCTACTGCGACGGCGGTTTGGGCAAATGGGAGGCGGGTGACACACCGTGGTCGGAGCACGCACACTGGTTCCCCCACTGCGGTTACGTGCTGCTCGTTAAGGGGCAGGAGTTCGTTGGCACATGCAGAAACCGCACCTCCGTTCAGCGTTCG ttcTCCGCCGACAGAGGTCTTACTTCAAGGACTCGAAATCCAGGTGTGAACTACTCAACAACGGAGAGTCAG GTGGAAGAATGCATGGAAAGTAATGCCGCATTGGCTGCTCTGGGCGCTGGATTGGACGCCGCTCGAGTTCGCCGAGCTATCGCTAGACGGTTGCGAGCTACGG gTGTCCCATTCAGTACGTCCGAAGGCCTTATCGACGCCGTTTTGGACGAACAACTCAACGAAGAGGCCTGGTCTGTCTCCCCACACAGTCAACGCCTGGCGAGAGATATCCTCGCTGAGACTCTACGTGACTTTGCACCACGCTCCGG GATAATCCCATCGAGTGCCGAAGACGTGAGGCCAGAAGGTTCAGCATCTCAACCGGACAGTCCAATACCGTCGCCAACTCCCGGCAGCGTTCCGCAGACAACAAACGGAACTCTCGACATAGCCACCCTACCTGCAACCAGTCAAACTGCAACCGGTCAAGGTGCAACCGGTCAAGGTGCAACCGGTCAAGGTGCAACCGGTCAAGGTGCAACCGGTCAAGGTGCAACCGGTCAAGGTGCAACCGGTCAAGGTGCAACCGGTCAAGGTGCAACCGGTCAAGGTGCAACCGGTCAAGGTGCAACCGGTCAAGGTGCAACCAGTCAAGCTGCAACCAGTCAATCAGATAAACCCGGGCCGTCACCGAGCCCCATGAAGACCATCAGCAATGTCTCTTTGGAAGAGGAAAACAGGCAGTTGAAGGAAGCGAGACTGTGCAAAGTGTGCATGGATAATGAG GTGAGCGTTGTATTCCTGCCGTGCGGCCATCTTGTTTCGTGCGCGGGCTGTGGCGCCGCCCTGGGCGCGTGCCCGCTTTGCCGCGCGACCGTCAAGGCGTTGGTGCGCGCTTACCTTGCCTGA